From the genome of Candidatus Nitrosocosmicus oleophilus, one region includes:
- the trxA gene encoding thioredoxin — protein MEKKLKKYKEQIDNNLTTTSNHNNDISGPITLTDYNFDETSRKYPLLVVDFWAPWCGPCKLVSPLIDQLAIELRGKAVFGKLNVDENPTVANIFGIQSIPTLIIFKNGEAIDGLMGAVPKQQLISTISRYF, from the coding sequence ATGGAAAAAAAATTGAAAAAGTATAAAGAACAAATTGACAATAATCTTACAACAACCAGTAATCATAATAATGATATCAGTGGCCCAATTACGTTAACTGATTATAATTTTGATGAAACTAGTAGAAAATATCCACTCTTAGTAGTTGATTTCTGGGCTCCTTGGTGTGGCCCTTGTAAATTGGTATCTCCTTTAATTGACCAATTGGCCATCGAATTAAGAGGAAAAGCAGTGTTTGGTAAACTAAATGTTGATGAAAATCCTACAGTAGCAAACATTTTCGGGATTCAAAGTATTCCTACTTTGATCATATTCAAGAACGGAGAAGCAATAGATGGACTTATGGGCGCAGTGCCAAAGCAGCAACTGATTTCTACAATATCTCGTTATTTTTAG
- a CDS encoding winged helix-turn-helix domain-containing protein, giving the protein MKYRSRTEIVAMILEAANGGATKTKIMYKAFLSYAQLKEYLSVLIENDLIEYIEGSEYKTTQKGLIFLKMNSEIEELLATPTRNYKTIIN; this is encoded by the coding sequence ATGAAATATAGAAGCCGCACCGAAATCGTAGCTATGATTCTTGAAGCAGCCAATGGTGGCGCTACCAAAACTAAAATCATGTACAAAGCTTTTCTAAGCTACGCACAACTTAAAGAATACCTCTCTGTTCTTATAGAAAATGATTTAATTGAATATATAGAGGGATCGGAATATAAAACCACCCAAAAAGGACTAATTTTCTTAAAGATGAATAGTGAAATCGAAGAATTACTTGCGACCCCAACTAGAAATTATAAAACCATAATTAATTAG
- a CDS encoding cation diffusion facilitator family transporter gives MVDSKERDSEDSFFDKFKRFKINNVPEKKSSETIDQALLNQLAYNEKIQIAITSIIASASLTVSKFIIAIYTNSLGLLSEGMHSGLDVLAALMTLYAIRISRKPPDPEHNYGYAKFESLTSLGAVLLLFIVAGWIFYEGLERIFFKQVVPEITVFSFGILIVSIVVDYGRSRALYKVAGKYGSQAIEADALHFRVDMLTSFVVLVGLAIVYFLGIPNADAYSAITVAGLIVYTSLGLGRRTLDVLLDKAPKGIQGQIHESITGFEGIKKAHSIRVRKVGKDTFVDLHIEVPRIFTHDKAHRIATSVEYKIKNEILPNSDVVVHVDAVEDYLTETIKDKIRLISEDFPSIKNVHSIYLSNIVVNETSDRSKNNETGENSLQLLHLYLDVQMDDKLSFKIAHGVVDDFEKKIKEEVQNIKRITTHIETDLDIESSVGREEMADQTFLERIKKMALSIEGVSDCDEISLVYVKNELHITLTIKINPLSIKSQDRSSDSIPSSSSNPDDSLSVEKAHDISTQVQNLLLENTNAARVIVHAEPA, from the coding sequence GTGGTAGATAGCAAGGAGAGAGATAGTGAGGATTCATTCTTTGATAAATTCAAAAGGTTTAAGATTAATAATGTACCTGAAAAAAAATCATCTGAAACCATAGATCAAGCGTTACTCAACCAATTAGCATATAACGAAAAAATTCAAATTGCTATAACATCTATTATCGCTTCGGCCTCACTTACCGTTTCGAAGTTCATCATTGCAATTTATACCAATAGTCTTGGACTGCTTTCTGAAGGAATGCATTCTGGTTTGGATGTTTTAGCTGCCTTGATGACATTATATGCAATTAGAATATCAAGGAAACCACCTGATCCTGAACATAATTATGGATATGCAAAATTTGAAAGTCTTACAAGTTTAGGAGCTGTTTTGCTTCTTTTCATCGTAGCGGGCTGGATCTTTTACGAAGGGTTGGAACGGATCTTCTTCAAACAAGTAGTACCTGAAATTACTGTTTTTTCTTTTGGAATCTTGATCGTATCAATAGTGGTTGATTATGGCCGATCTAGGGCTCTATACAAGGTTGCTGGTAAATATGGTAGTCAGGCTATCGAGGCAGATGCATTACACTTCCGAGTTGATATGCTTACTTCTTTTGTAGTACTTGTTGGACTAGCAATTGTATATTTTCTTGGTATTCCTAATGCTGATGCCTATTCTGCAATCACGGTTGCCGGTCTTATCGTATATACCTCTTTAGGACTTGGCAGGCGAACTCTAGACGTGTTATTGGATAAGGCACCAAAAGGTATTCAGGGACAAATACATGAATCTATAACGGGTTTTGAAGGAATAAAAAAGGCTCATAGCATCAGGGTAAGAAAAGTGGGAAAAGATACTTTTGTAGATTTACACATTGAAGTTCCAAGAATATTCACCCACGATAAGGCACATAGAATAGCTACTAGTGTAGAGTACAAGATTAAGAATGAAATACTACCAAATTCTGATGTTGTTGTACATGTAGATGCGGTAGAAGATTACCTAACAGAAACTATAAAAGATAAAATAAGACTTATTTCCGAAGATTTTCCCTCGATAAAAAATGTTCATTCAATTTACCTTTCAAATATTGTAGTAAATGAAACGAGTGATAGATCCAAGAACAATGAAACTGGCGAAAATTCTTTGCAGCTTTTGCATCTTTATCTTGATGTTCAGATGGATGATAAATTAAGTTTCAAGATAGCCCATGGAGTTGTTGATGATTTTGAAAAGAAAATAAAGGAAGAGGTTCAAAATATTAAGCGGATCACTACTCATATTGAAACAGATTTGGATATAGAATCATCTGTTGGACGTGAAGAGATGGCTGATCAGACTTTCTTGGAACGAATAAAGAAAATGGCGCTCTCTATAGAAGGGGTTTCTGATTGTGATGAAATTTCCCTTGTTTATGTAAAAAATGAACTTCATATTACTTTGACCATTAAAATAAATCCTCTGTCAATTAAATCTCAAGACAGATCATCTGATTCAATCCCTTCCTCTTCTTCTAATCCTGACGATAGTCTATCGGTGGAAAAAGCCCATGATATTTCTACTCAGGTTCAAAATCTTCTACTGGAGAATACGAATGCTGCGCGAGTAATTGTCCATGCAGAGCCTGCCTAG
- a CDS encoding NAD(P)-dependent oxidoreductase, with translation MKIKAMIQNLEFKQQIARKAEKSNIRIEFIDYDESIIPQIQDSDILINSFDKIDKSFIDSCPQLKLVQQSGIGVDGIDIDYCSRKGIYVANVPMANAISVAEHTFLLMLYLVKNIKINLFNSQANTSSFVRRQQDRMGSELLGKTLLIIGLGVTGIEVAKRAKAFGMKVIAVTKHPFTKTEGGDKKYFVDNLYGVDKLTEVIQRADITSIHVPLNRETENMIGSDELKLMKQSAYLINAARAQVVNKDALLKSLKEGNIAGAAFDVFWKEPVDSKDELLKLDNFLLTPHIAGWTHEAIDSITDIIFINIERVLRGQLPLTLVNKVNDSL, from the coding sequence TTGAAAATTAAAGCAATGATCCAAAATCTGGAGTTTAAACAGCAAATAGCAAGAAAGGCAGAAAAGTCCAACATACGTATAGAATTTATTGATTATGATGAATCAATTATACCGCAAATTCAAGATTCTGATATACTGATTAACAGTTTTGATAAAATAGACAAGTCATTCATTGATTCCTGTCCCCAACTTAAATTAGTTCAACAATCTGGTATCGGAGTGGACGGTATCGACATTGACTATTGCTCTAGGAAGGGTATTTACGTAGCAAATGTTCCTATGGCTAATGCAATTTCTGTTGCAGAACATACCTTCTTGTTAATGCTTTATTTGGTTAAGAATATAAAAATAAACTTGTTCAACTCTCAAGCAAATACTAGTTCGTTTGTTAGAAGACAACAAGATAGAATGGGATCAGAATTACTAGGAAAGACATTATTAATAATTGGACTGGGGGTTACAGGAATAGAAGTAGCTAAACGGGCCAAAGCTTTCGGGATGAAAGTTATTGCTGTAACGAAACATCCTTTCACAAAGACTGAGGGTGGAGATAAGAAATATTTTGTAGATAATTTGTACGGTGTAGACAAGCTCACTGAAGTCATTCAGCGAGCAGACATAACATCTATCCATGTTCCATTAAATAGGGAAACTGAAAACATGATAGGAAGTGACGAATTGAAATTGATGAAACAATCTGCTTATCTAATTAATGCGGCCAGAGCTCAAGTGGTAAACAAAGATGCGTTGCTAAAATCTTTAAAGGAAGGGAATATTGCCGGAGCCGCATTTGATGTATTTTGGAAGGAACCAGTAGACTCAAAGGATGAATTGCTAAAGCTAGATAATTTTCTCTTGACACCGCATATAGCTGGATGGACCCATGAGGCAATTGATTCTATAACAGATATCATATTTATCAATATTGAAAGAGTATTGCGAGGACAACTTCCACTGACATTGGTTAACAAAGTAAATGATAGTCTCTAA
- a CDS encoding MASE3 domain-containing protein, with protein sequence MRILDLFSNKRFITYTLIPAIPLFLFTVMAVNPYLWIGSEIHHFYIELFAVIFSGVTAFYYILHARNLNDKFSLFIGIGFSVSALIDLLHVAVSYSLMENSDFLNYFIPQTWFAGRIFLSSMLLVAIAKYSSVFPEDLVSSKIDPSDTQGNKTVRNSPTLNVDQKKLVEKFQKTS encoded by the coding sequence TTGAGGATCTTAGACTTATTTTCAAACAAGAGATTCATAACATATACTCTTATCCCTGCCATACCGCTCTTCTTATTTACGGTTATGGCAGTAAATCCTTATTTATGGATCGGTTCGGAAATTCATCACTTTTACATAGAGTTGTTTGCTGTAATATTTTCTGGAGTCACAGCATTTTACTACATCTTACACGCTAGGAACTTGAATGATAAATTTAGTTTGTTTATTGGAATTGGTTTTTCCGTAAGTGCCTTAATCGATTTACTTCATGTGGCGGTATCATATAGTTTAATGGAGAATTCAGATTTTCTGAATTACTTTATTCCCCAAACATGGTTTGCTGGCAGGATATTTCTTAGTAGTATGCTTTTAGTTGCAATAGCAAAATATTCTTCAGTGTTTCCAGAAGATTTGGTATCCTCTAAAATAGATCCGTCTGATACTCAAGGGAACAAAACTGTCCGAAATTCACCTACACTAAATGTCGATCAAAAAAAATTAGTCGAAAAGTTTCAAAAAACCTCATAA
- a CDS encoding alpha/beta fold hydrolase: MYINVEGINVKYDEFGKSNEKIVLFLHGLGSSSLTWRDIPEALSKHFHTIALDLVGFGLTDKPHENYTIDYFCKFLDKFLSKMGVESTEKLNVIGHSLGGYIALEYSIRNKTRINKLILFNSSGLLGKPTPLLCDYLNAVLTIDPVLRYNNLKNVFEKLLADRIRLLPIVVDIFVSIIDMPGAKHAFESAFENSTSTTLDLNTIDTIKEIPCLIIWGEKDRLIPVTFAEKFREILENATILIMKDAGHSPFIEKPAIVYQTLLDFLVT; this comes from the coding sequence TTGTACATAAATGTTGAAGGAATTAACGTAAAGTATGACGAATTTGGAAAAAGCAATGAGAAAATTGTTCTATTCCTGCACGGTTTAGGATCTTCATCCTTAACATGGCGGGATATTCCCGAAGCACTCTCAAAGCATTTTCATACCATAGCATTGGACCTAGTCGGGTTTGGATTGACCGATAAACCTCATGAAAATTATACTATAGATTATTTCTGTAAATTTCTAGATAAATTTTTGAGTAAAATGGGAGTAGAAAGTACCGAGAAGTTGAATGTTATAGGACATTCATTGGGTGGATACATAGCTTTAGAATACTCGATCAGAAACAAAACTAGAATCAATAAATTGATATTATTTAATTCTTCGGGTCTCTTGGGCAAGCCCACGCCTTTACTTTGTGACTATTTGAATGCTGTGCTGACCATAGATCCTGTTTTGAGGTACAATAATCTTAAAAATGTGTTTGAAAAGCTGTTAGCAGATCGAATCAGACTCCTTCCGATTGTCGTAGACATTTTTGTTTCAATAATCGATATGCCTGGTGCAAAGCATGCGTTTGAATCCGCATTTGAAAATAGTACCTCAACGACATTGGATTTGAACACGATTGATACGATTAAAGAAATTCCTTGTCTTATTATTTGGGGAGAAAAAGACAGACTAATTCCAGTAACATTTGCAGAAAAATTTAGGGAAATATTAGAAAACGCAACAATATTGATAATGAAAGACGCTGGACATTCACCGTTTATCGAAAAGCCTGCGATTGTTTATCAAACATTATTGGATTTTCTTGTTACCTAA
- a CDS encoding HNH endonuclease, protein MVLLILSLSTVLSMLVALDGAFVHDLSVYSYDTHCLGNDPTGRLDRHSNLLGTELVDYLMWPSTRTVDEEGCSTQIIDSNVDLDLFANVFSGHVELNDFKLVPFSKVFDLLLRPSSIVLLLSIVVTGLVLNSLKKLRKSTNRVRKGFSQGTRERILRKQNYRCAYCRKALKVIDYHHKNGNRSDNRENNCQALCPNCHAIKTRNKLVKN, encoded by the coding sequence ATGGTCCTTTTGATCCTTTCTCTATCAACCGTTTTGAGTATGCTGGTTGCATTAGATGGGGCATTTGTCCATGACCTTTCCGTTTACTCATATGATACCCATTGCCTGGGAAATGATCCAACTGGCAGATTAGACCGACATTCGAATCTCTTAGGAACAGAATTGGTAGATTATTTAATGTGGCCATCCACCAGAACCGTAGATGAAGAAGGTTGTTCAACCCAAATCATAGATTCAAACGTTGATTTGGATTTGTTTGCTAATGTTTTTTCTGGCCATGTTGAATTAAATGATTTTAAATTGGTACCTTTTTCAAAGGTTTTCGACTTGCTACTTCGGCCTTCATCGATTGTCCTATTATTATCAATCGTGGTTACTGGATTAGTTTTGAATTCTCTTAAAAAATTGAGAAAGAGTACGAATAGGGTTAGAAAAGGGTTTTCTCAAGGCACAAGAGAAAGAATTCTTAGAAAGCAAAATTATAGATGTGCTTACTGTAGAAAGGCCCTAAAGGTCATAGATTATCATCACAAGAATGGCAATAGGTCCGACAATAGAGAAAATAACTGTCAGGCACTTTGTCCCAATTGTCACGCCATAAAAACTAGAAACAAATTAGTCAAGAATTAG
- a CDS encoding response regulator, whose amino-acid sequence MNYTGFDSPIYYQSMNQLDKNMVENRSNSNFNIEQVIFVNCAHNYCVCFVNIVDSTKNTCDINGSDKIKEYYSIFLNTMSSIIKRHHGKVIKNSGDGLLYYLPKTVDSKNELAFQDVLDCGLAMIEAKKSITLNFSQKGLSSICYRISANYGKVELAVSANSLNVDLFGPPVNICSKINHLASANEMIISNDLFKVLETTSFYQEYSFKALEKNTNEDIVSNYVAYSVNPIGDSNRRKEIEDKRNRIFIESQKDHRNMNNSSFNILLIDDDEDILFVFNSIISSEGYNVTSFSSSSNALVHFSEKNPYFYHLVIMDIRMPELNGIKLYSQLKVLNPDIKVLFLSALNALDEVLCIFPEIKHSEIIRKPIEPDALLCIIRSILYRD is encoded by the coding sequence TTGAACTATACTGGTTTTGACTCTCCAATATACTACCAGAGTATGAATCAACTAGATAAAAACATGGTAGAGAATCGTTCTAATTCCAACTTCAATATTGAACAAGTTATTTTTGTTAATTGTGCTCACAATTACTGTGTATGTTTTGTTAATATTGTTGATTCTACAAAAAATACTTGTGATATTAATGGATCCGATAAGATAAAAGAGTATTATTCCATTTTTCTCAATACCATGTCGTCTATAATTAAGAGGCACCATGGGAAAGTGATTAAGAACTCCGGAGATGGTTTGTTGTATTACTTACCTAAAACTGTGGACTCTAAGAATGAGTTGGCTTTTCAGGATGTACTTGATTGCGGTTTGGCTATGATCGAGGCAAAAAAGTCCATTACCTTGAACTTCTCCCAAAAAGGACTGTCATCCATATGCTATAGGATAAGCGCCAATTATGGGAAGGTCGAATTAGCCGTATCAGCGAATTCTCTTAATGTCGACCTTTTTGGACCCCCTGTCAATATATGTTCTAAAATAAATCATTTAGCATCAGCAAATGAAATGATAATTAGTAATGATTTGTTTAAAGTCCTAGAAACTACCTCATTTTACCAAGAATATTCCTTCAAAGCTTTAGAGAAGAATACTAATGAAGACATAGTCTCTAATTATGTAGCATACTCCGTTAATCCGATAGGTGATTCCAATAGGAGAAAAGAGATTGAAGATAAGAGGAATAGAATTTTCATTGAAAGTCAAAAAGATCATAGAAATATGAACAATTCGTCATTTAATATATTATTAATTGATGATGACGAAGATATCCTTTTTGTATTTAATTCAATAATTTCAAGTGAAGGATACAACGTTACCTCTTTCTCAAGTTCATCAAATGCATTAGTGCATTTTTCAGAGAAAAATCCCTATTTTTATCATCTTGTAATAATGGATATACGCATGCCTGAGTTAAATGGCATCAAATTATATTCTCAGCTTAAAGTTTTGAATCCTGATATAAAAGTACTATTCCTCTCTGCATTAAATGCACTTGATGAGGTGCTATGCATTTTTCCAGAAATCAAGCATAGTGAAATTATTCGCAAGCCTATCGAACCAGATGCTCTGCTTTGTATTATAAGATCCATACTGTATCGTGACTAA
- a CDS encoding LpxD N-terminal domain-containing protein, producing MVQWTVESLLQHITDSDYTIQGQKSNSKSIRNVSSLHTGTRDDVSFCSSEEYKGMLSISQSNAGVILCKKSMEGLVYPNHKEGQLLIFVDNPRLEFTRLAKRITHALPKIGISKSAVIADSAKIGRDCYIDDYVVIGDNCIIGNNTIIESKANLQNCKVGDNCSIQPNTTIGSDGFAFERTDDALELEKFPHYGKVVIENDVEIFANCSIARGSLSDTIIGQGTKIDALCHIAHNVTIGKNTELTAGTIVGGSTTIGNNCWLGLNSTIKNKIKIGDHVIVGSGSSVIYDILDEDIVAGVPAKSIKKKVTANKEKLFLMAGHLKSDWMQ from the coding sequence ATGGTTCAATGGACAGTTGAATCACTATTACAGCACATAACCGATTCAGATTATACGATTCAAGGACAAAAATCTAACTCAAAATCAATAAGAAATGTGTCATCATTGCATACTGGAACACGAGATGATGTTTCATTTTGTTCTTCAGAGGAATACAAAGGCATGCTCTCTATTTCACAATCAAATGCTGGCGTTATACTTTGTAAAAAAAGTATGGAGGGTCTGGTATATCCAAATCACAAGGAGGGACAACTATTGATATTTGTTGATAATCCTAGACTTGAATTTACAAGACTTGCAAAGCGGATTACCCATGCTCTACCTAAAATCGGTATATCCAAGAGTGCTGTTATAGCCGATTCAGCGAAGATAGGAAGAGATTGTTATATTGACGATTACGTAGTTATAGGTGATAATTGTATCATTGGCAATAATACTATAATAGAATCAAAAGCAAATTTGCAAAATTGTAAAGTAGGCGATAACTGTTCTATTCAACCAAACACAACTATTGGATCTGATGGATTTGCATTTGAAAGAACAGATGATGCTTTAGAACTAGAAAAATTTCCACACTATGGTAAAGTGGTGATAGAAAACGATGTAGAAATATTCGCAAATTGTTCTATAGCACGAGGATCACTCTCTGACACGATTATAGGACAAGGAACCAAAATTGATGCTTTGTGTCATATCGCCCATAATGTTACTATTGGAAAAAATACTGAACTAACAGCTGGAACTATAGTAGGTGGGAGTACAACCATTGGCAATAATTGTTGGTTAGGACTAAATAGTACTATAAAAAACAAGATAAAAATAGGTGATCATGTTATTGTGGGTTCAGGCAGTTCTGTTATCTATGACATTCTAGATGAAGACATTGTTGCAGGGGTGCCGGCAAAATCTATTAAAAAGAAGGTAACTGCAAATAAAGAAAAACTCTTTTTGATGGCTGGACATTTAAAATCAGACTGGATGCAATAA
- a CDS encoding CBS domain-containing protein, producing the protein MISQEVSRQLYSHLKDIRSRELRELIEKPVLVKEDVPVSKIIGIMTKEKSHEVFVQLSDKSLFCLNTRDILVAREINTMKSSTLGKRIPSLTQSDSVANAARIMSLHRLRALPILDESTHEIVGQVSSKRILQYILETFDKKKINFDKRIIASDLMTPELITIDPKDKVATARNIMIKDMIDHLPIVEQMREGTNLVKGIVTSSDIMHTLIPSERIARDAIVSEHDKHRLELEVIGIADRNIVTIGPNEAINSVINLLLSSNSTYALVKSLDTVLGIITFRDIISLLGEQVENEIPSYIIGLPEDPYESELVKSKFINIIKLMHKISPEIIESRCKIKIKDITGERKRYEISANIIYPHRRYTYTSTNEYDIAKIFDEMSDSFKNQISRQKSGDKHKESVRYSPRE; encoded by the coding sequence ATGATTTCACAAGAGGTCAGTAGACAATTATACAGTCATCTAAAAGACATTAGAAGTAGGGAATTAAGAGAGCTTATTGAGAAGCCAGTGTTAGTAAAGGAAGATGTCCCTGTATCTAAAATCATCGGGATTATGACTAAAGAAAAATCCCACGAGGTATTTGTTCAATTATCAGATAAATCACTATTCTGTCTGAATACTAGAGACATTCTAGTTGCCAGGGAAATTAACACTATGAAATCTTCTACATTAGGGAAGAGAATTCCAAGTCTCACACAATCTGACTCTGTTGCAAATGCTGCAAGAATAATGAGTCTTCATAGATTGCGAGCGTTACCTATTCTTGATGAAAGCACTCATGAAATCGTAGGACAGGTGTCGTCAAAAAGAATACTACAATACATACTTGAAACCTTCGATAAGAAGAAAATAAACTTTGATAAACGAATTATCGCTTCTGACTTGATGACTCCCGAACTTATTACAATTGACCCAAAGGATAAAGTGGCTACCGCAAGGAACATAATGATAAAAGACATGATAGATCATCTTCCAATTGTAGAACAGATGCGCGAGGGAACAAATTTAGTGAAGGGTATTGTAACCTCCAGTGATATCATGCACACACTGATCCCTTCAGAAAGGATTGCGAGGGATGCAATTGTGTCAGAACATGATAAACACAGGTTAGAACTTGAAGTAATTGGTATTGCAGACAGGAACATAGTAACGATTGGTCCGAATGAAGCTATTAATTCGGTAATTAATTTACTGCTAAGTTCCAATTCAACTTATGCATTAGTCAAATCCCTCGATACAGTGCTAGGCATAATTACTTTCAGAGATATTATTTCATTATTAGGCGAACAGGTTGAGAACGAAATTCCATCATACATTATAGGCTTGCCTGAGGACCCATACGAGTCAGAGTTAGTAAAATCAAAATTTATTAATATAATAAAATTAATGCACAAAATATCTCCTGAGATCATAGAATCTAGATGTAAGATTAAGATTAAGGATATAACAGGGGAACGAAAGAGATATGAGATATCTGCAAACATTATATATCCTCATAGAAGATATACATATACTTCTACAAATGAATATGATATTGCTAAGATTTTTGATGAAATGAGCGACAGCTTTAAGAACCAGATTTCTCGACAAAAATCAGGAGATAAGCATAAAGAATCAGTAAGATACTCGCCAAGGGAATAA
- a CDS encoding sensor histidine kinase, with the protein MSYSTQSFDTAHNLAHVLKDVGYFVNIIALTISGIRYTINLRERNELIQDQYEKIKESEKIKIKDEFINVAAHELRTPIQPILALSIFLAKREGEIEEYKDHIEIIIKNSKRLQKLSEEILDVARIESRSLDLDLEIFDLLGLMTTLISDYSSQANRNNISMKLENDGKDIDLDIQFEKQKIVNLFVYADKNRIIQVLSNILINALKFTKKGSITIVVKRTYNMVFVKISDSGPGIDKEILPKLFNKFITGSPSGTGLGIYL; encoded by the coding sequence ATGTCTTACTCCACTCAATCCTTTGACACAGCACATAATTTAGCTCACGTACTTAAGGATGTGGGGTACTTCGTTAATATTATTGCTCTTACTATATCTGGAATAAGATATACAATTAATCTCAGGGAGAGGAATGAGTTGATACAAGATCAGTATGAAAAGATCAAAGAATCAGAAAAAATAAAAATAAAGGATGAGTTCATTAACGTCGCAGCTCATGAATTACGTACACCAATTCAACCCATACTTGCACTTTCAATCTTCCTGGCTAAGAGGGAGGGAGAAATAGAAGAATACAAGGACCATATAGAAATAATCATAAAGAATTCAAAAAGACTTCAGAAACTTTCTGAAGAAATTCTAGATGTTGCGAGAATTGAAAGCCGTTCATTGGATTTGGATTTGGAAATATTTGATTTGTTAGGATTGATGACTACCCTGATAAGTGATTATTCTAGTCAAGCAAACAGAAATAATATTAGCATGAAATTGGAGAATGATGGTAAAGATATCGATTTGGATATTCAGTTTGAGAAACAAAAAATTGTAAATCTATTTGTCTATGCCGATAAGAATCGAATAATTCAAGTATTATCAAATATCTTGATCAACGCATTAAAGTTTACTAAAAAAGGGAGTATTACTATAGTTGTCAAAAGGACTTACAACATGGTGTTTGTCAAGATTAGTGACTCTGGTCCAGGAATCGATAAGGAGATATTGCCAAAGTTATTTAATAAATTCATAACAGGTTCTCCATCAGGAACTGGTCTTGGAATATATTTGTAA
- a CDS encoding ester cyclase, with the protein MTGPEKLGKIFDKHIEYEFDKEDVEATMTTMTDEPYVHHVPTLAGGYGYDEVYSFYKNSFVGKMPKDIKIIPISRTVGKDQVVDEIIISFTHDREIEYMLPGVEPTGKYVEIPHVVIMKFAGSKIAHEHIYWDQASVLVQIGLIQEKNMPVTGIQQARRILDLCNN; encoded by the coding sequence ATGACCGGTCCTGAAAAACTAGGTAAAATATTTGATAAACATATAGAATATGAATTCGACAAAGAGGATGTCGAAGCAACTATGACTACTATGACCGATGAACCCTATGTTCATCATGTGCCGACTTTGGCTGGTGGTTATGGATATGACGAAGTATATAGCTTTTATAAAAATAGCTTTGTTGGAAAAATGCCTAAAGATATAAAAATAATACCTATATCAAGGACGGTAGGTAAAGATCAGGTAGTAGATGAAATCATAATTAGCTTTACTCATGATAGAGAAATTGAATATATGTTACCTGGGGTGGAACCTACCGGAAAATATGTGGAGATACCTCATGTAGTTATTATGAAATTTGCAGGATCTAAAATTGCTCATGAGCACATATACTGGGATCAAGCTTCTGTCCTAGTTCAAATAGGACTAATTCAGGAAAAAAATATGCCTGTTACAGGGATTCAACAAGCAAGGCGAATACTGGATTTATGCAATAATTAG
- a CDS encoding matrixin family metalloprotease yields MNSSTRLLLLSFMIIVLFTTISINHLSFVRGDDDDDDNDFSDKDVIQICCTWGYELADGLLTYSIETDDDDDDLKEAVRNAVDSWNEALTGITLIETDDNEDIKISFKNDGKRIAGKTVNYFDQFGFIRQSHITVSEESYDRDFSSSQIEQITLHELGHVLGLDHANFRGNLMTERVDIGSPTISSCEIEAVHIANAWRINGGDTMYLPRENYMEC; encoded by the coding sequence ATGAACAGTTCTACCAGATTATTGCTCCTATCTTTTATGATTATAGTTCTGTTTACTACCATTAGTATTAATCATTTATCGTTTGTGAGGGGGGATGATGATGATGATGATAACGATTTCTCTGATAAAGATGTAATTCAAATTTGTTGCACATGGGGTTACGAATTAGCCGATGGCCTTTTAACATATTCGATAGAAACTGACGATGACGACGATGATCTCAAGGAAGCGGTAAGAAATGCAGTTGACTCTTGGAATGAGGCTCTGACTGGAATTACTTTGATTGAAACAGATGACAATGAAGATATCAAGATTTCTTTCAAAAATGATGGAAAAAGAATAGCTGGAAAAACTGTAAACTATTTTGACCAGTTTGGATTCATAAGACAATCTCATATAACAGTATCAGAAGAATCATACGATCGTGATTTTAGTTCCTCACAAATCGAGCAAATCACATTGCATGAGTTGGGTCATGTACTTGGTCTTGATCACGCCAACTTCAGAGGAAATCTAATGACTGAAAGAGTAGATATTGGCAGCCCGACAATCTCATCTTGTGAAATAGAAGCTGTGCATATAGCCAACGCCTGGAGGATAAATGGCGGAGACACGATGTATTTACCAAGAGAAAACTATATGGAATGTTAG